GACCTCCCCTACCCACCCGTCGGGAACCGACCGCATCGCCGAAACCGTGCAGATTCTCGAAAAAGAGGGCGTCATCCGCCCCGAAATCGTGGTCAACATCCAAGGCGACATGCCTTTTGTCCATCCGTTGATGATCGACGAAATCGTAGAAGCGCTCAAAGCGGATTCCTCCATCCCGATGGGAACTTCCGTCTATCCCCTCGCTCACGAGGAGGATTACGTCAATCCGGCTATCGTGAAAACCGTCATGGATCTCCAAGGATTCGCCCTCTACTTCTCTCGTTCCCATATTCCCTATCCTCGATCGAAAACCGGATTGCCCATCTACGACCATATTGGCATATACGTTTATCGCCGGGATTTTCTGATGAAACTATCCCAACTGACGCCCACGCCCTTGGAACGGGAAGAATCTCTCGAGCAGCTGCGCGTACTGGAACACGGTTATAAAATCAAAGTCGTCAAATCCAGTTGCCAGGATATAGAATTGGCGGGATGCTCCGTGGATACGGCGGAAGATATCCAATGGGCGGAACAATTGATGCGGCAACGGGGATTGAGCGGGTAAGAATTCTCTAATCTGCGTCCATGAAAAAAACCAAGGCCAAGCGTGATCGTCCCGCTTGGCCTTGGCCGTCTTTCAATATCCCTTCGCGTTATGTTTCGGTCGGGTTTTCTTTCTTCGTCCAGATTCCCGAATGAAGCATCCCGTACAAATCGGCGAGTAGATAATACATCAATGCCATCAAAAAGGCTACCAAACCCACTAGCGCAATAATCATCGATCTCCTGGGCCATATTTTCTTCTTAATGGGAATCGCTTTATTGGAGAGGATCAAATCCTGGCGTTCGGAGGATATGGTGGTTCCGGCCCAACCCAGATTCTTGTAAACGCCGGAAAATACTTCCAATTCCCGGTCGAAATCCGCTTTCGCTTCCGTTTCCGCTACATCCATCTCGTTAAACGCCTTGTTTTGCTCCTCCACTTTCGCTTCCACCTCCGCAATGCGGGAAGCGGTTCTCACTTGTTTGGCGATAAGCGAAGGAAGATCCACCTGCAACTTGCTGTATTCCTGGAGCAGCGTGATATAGCCGGTATTAAGCATCTCGTCGTGAATGCCCATCTGAGCTAGAGCCGAAATATCGACGTTCTCCGTCGCCGCCTTCACCAATTCCAGGGAAGCGTTATCGCTGAAGATGGATTTCCATACCGGAACGATCTTTTGAAAATCGGGATGCCGCTCGAATTGCGGATCGAAAAAGAGCGCCTTAAATTTCACCATCTTCTCTTCTTGTTCTCGAATCGAATTGTCCAGCGTCTCTTTTTCTTGGCGCAGAGTGGCGAGAATGGTTTGGTTGGTATCGAGTTCCTTCATCAAAACCTGCTTATTATTCTTCAAAAGCAGGTCGAGATAATCTTTTTTAAACTTGATTTTGCGCTGTTCGATTGTTTGAATTTCGCTGGATATCAGCTGTTGGCTTGATGATTTTTCGCCCGCCATCAATTCCCGATTCTTTGCGATCGCCCGTTCCGCGAGATCGTTCGCCACATCTGCGGCGAGAACGGGATCCTCCAAAACCACGCTGATGGATAAGTAGGATGAACCAAGCAGATAGTAAACTTGCACGCGCCCCCGCATGTCGTTAGGATAGCGCAAATTATACGGCGAGCTTCGAAGTTGATATTTTTGCATAATGTCCTGCATGACATCATCCGCCGTAATCATGGTTACGTAGGTATCCATCGGGATCGCAGGATTCTTCATCGTCTCTTGGCCCAGCCGGGATTTATTCATCAAGAGCAAAGCATGAGACTCGTATCGATTGTGCACGATGAAGGTGGCGATCATACCCAAGAACATGGATACGGCGGTAAAATATAAAATTCGCCTGCCCCGATCCCAAATGACGTTAACGACAGCATTAAGACTGATTTCTTTTTCGGCAACCATTGCGCCCTTCCTCGCGAATAAGGTGATTCGATTATAAAATCCGTACCATCCCCCATGATCTTAACAATGCAAGATACACGGGGCGATGCAAAGAATAAACCCCCAACAGCGATGGAGAAAACGAAAGTTCCCCCAGCGAATCATTCTTTCGCCGGCCCCGCCATGCTGACATTGAAAATATCGTCCGCGCGCAGCGGAAGCGGAGTTACGCCCCTCAAGTTTTCCTCGATCAGGCGAAAATCGAATTTCTTCATCAATTGTTCCTGCCATTCGTACATTTTCTTTTTCATATACATATTCGGCAGCATATTTTGAATGGCGGGATGATTGTAATCGTGCTTTTGGGATTCGAATTTGTCTCGAACCAGAAAAAAAGCATAGCCTAAGTTGGTCTTCACCAACTTGGAGAATTCATGGATGGGCGTGCGGGCGATTTCATCCAGAAGAGCTTGGGAATAAATCTCTGGCGCATTCTCGTTATGATGGATTACGATGTATCCCCAGTTGTACTTCGCCTCGCTCGTATCGGAGTATTTATCCGCATACTCCTGCATGACTTTCAATTTCTCCTCGAATAATGAAAGGGGCTCCAGTTTGACCCGGACTTCCTCGTAAATCTTCTCGGCCAGCGTTTTGGCTTCTTCCTCGGTTCGTTTCTCGCCCCAGCGGACTTCGACGCGGTTTATATCCGACCGCGCAATCGAAGTAAAAAGCCGAATATTGTCGTCGTAGAATTTCCTCAATTCCTTATCGGTCATCGCCGCGCGGATTTCTTCGGATTTTTGCTCCATGCATTTCCTTCCGAGTATCGTTTGAGCAAGTATCCGTAGAAGAGCTTCTTCCGTTTGTCCTGTTTGTTTTAAATAATTCTTGTACTCTTCCAAGGTATTGAATTTGCTTTGGGCGTTGCGCAGCAATTGCTCTTTCTCCG
This genomic interval from Candidatus Omnitrophota bacterium contains the following:
- a CDS encoding SurA N-terminal domain-containing protein → MKSAPLLLAFFLLCCVLGGCGGSSQQESQKPAEPSAAAAVPSPFFKAESTPPAKDDLLLAEWNTGKIYLSQLEKLAAPERERLQKLTQDEKLIDKALVKKRGEILVVLIDNYLLLLEAQDRKITVTEAEKEQLLRNAQSKFNTLEEYKNYLKQTGQTEEALLRILAQTILGRKCMEQKSEEIRAAMTDKELRKFYDDNIRLFTSIARSDINRVEVRWGEKRTEEEAKTLAEKIYEEVRVKLEPLSLFEEKLKVMQEYADKYSDTSEAKYNWGYIVIHHNENAPEIYSQALLDEIARTPIHEFSKLVKTNLGYAFFLVRDKFESQKHDYNHPAIQNMLPNMYMKKKMYEWQEQLMKKFDFRLIEENLRGVTPLPLRADDIFNVSMAGPAKE
- a CDS encoding Wzz/FepE/Etk N-terminal domain-containing protein; amino-acid sequence: MVAEKEISLNAVVNVIWDRGRRILYFTAVSMFLGMIATFIVHNRYESHALLLMNKSRLGQETMKNPAIPMDTYVTMITADDVMQDIMQKYQLRSSPYNLRYPNDMRGRVQVYYLLGSSYLSISVVLEDPVLAADVANDLAERAIAKNRELMAGEKSSSQQLISSEIQTIEQRKIKFKKDYLDLLLKNNKQVLMKELDTNQTILATLRQEKETLDNSIREQEEKMVKFKALFFDPQFERHPDFQKIVPVWKSIFSDNASLELVKAATENVDISALAQMGIHDEMLNTGYITLLQEYSKLQVDLPSLIAKQVRTASRIAEVEAKVEEQNKAFNEMDVAETEAKADFDRELEVFSGVYKNLGWAGTTISSERQDLILSNKAIPIKKKIWPRRSMIIALVGLVAFLMALMYYLLADLYGMLHSGIWTKKENPTET
- the kdsB gene encoding 3-deoxy-manno-octulosonate cytidylyltransferase; protein product: MSILGVIPSRYASTRLPGKPLAPIMGKSLIRRVCEQAMKCQTLDYLCVATDDQRIADEVLSIGGRAVMTSPTHPSGTDRIAETVQILEKEGVIRPEIVVNIQGDMPFVHPLMIDEIVEALKADSSIPMGTSVYPLAHEEDYVNPAIVKTVMDLQGFALYFSRSHIPYPRSKTGLPIYDHIGIYVYRRDFLMKLSQLTPTPLEREESLEQLRVLEHGYKIKVVKSSCQDIELAGCSVDTAEDIQWAEQLMRQRGLSG